From a region of the Bacteroidia bacterium genome:
- a CDS encoding carbohydrate binding family 9 domain-containing protein gives MKSLPFLLCLCALSSVSYSQNFLPISKTRVPVRVDGVLDEQVWNSNIQKAGRFWQNYPSDTSLALSETEVMVSYDDNFLYVAAICYDSLPGSYISQSLKRDFSYPVNDAFAVFFDPFNDKTNGYNFTVSPLGVQREGLVATGGGMGVSTDWDCTWYSAVQQHKDRWTLEMAIPFRVLKFSKRLDSWGINFARNDLKRNESSVWSRVPKNFNIASLAYTGLLKWDHPPDKEGSGIALIPYLSGNASFDHVSDSLWRIKPNGGMDAKIPVSNSLNLDVTVNPDFSQVEVDRQVTNLTRFSIFFPEKRQFFIENSDLFDRFGFRQIRPFFSRRIGLFNGEVIPIYGGLRLSGKINKFWRIGLMDMQTAAHKKTGQPSENFGVFAIQRTTFKRSNIAFIAVNRYTFPDSSLPSSANTILGVDYNLNSANNHWLGKAFFHYSLNDVNDSDNFSHATFLRYDNGNWGLEWNHEYVGMNYLAATGFVPRNVQTDAINGLSIYKPYWRLDESVNRNWYPKSKWINKHGPKIIYSQYLDEAFNSTELLLTFSYNLKFQSGHEVNALTFRNEIFLPWLTDVSFSTGEDTLPQGYYRFWNYELNWKTTERKLFYMLGRINYGNYYTGKKLSLSADITYRIQPWGSFTAYFSQDELDMPDPLTDASISLIGTRIEFSFSRNLFFSTFIQYNTQANNINLNARIQWRYAPLSDLYIVYTDNRYSTDFGPKYQGLVLKLNYWLNL, from the coding sequence ATGAAGTCACTTCCCTTTTTACTTTGTCTCTGCGCACTCTCCAGCGTTTCCTATTCACAAAATTTTCTTCCTATTTCGAAAACCCGTGTTCCGGTAAGGGTAGACGGTGTACTGGACGAACAGGTATGGAATAGTAATATTCAAAAGGCCGGACGTTTCTGGCAGAATTATCCTTCCGACACCAGTCTGGCGCTTTCTGAAACGGAAGTGATGGTTTCCTACGACGATAACTTTTTATATGTCGCTGCTATCTGCTACGATTCCCTTCCCGGTTCCTATATCAGTCAATCACTTAAAAGAGATTTCTCCTATCCGGTAAACGATGCCTTTGCTGTTTTTTTTGACCCCTTCAATGATAAAACCAATGGTTATAATTTTACAGTTAGTCCGCTTGGCGTGCAAAGGGAAGGGCTCGTGGCCACGGGCGGAGGAATGGGTGTAAGCACAGACTGGGACTGCACCTGGTATTCCGCTGTTCAGCAACACAAAGACAGGTGGACACTGGAAATGGCCATCCCATTCCGCGTTCTGAAATTCTCAAAACGGCTGGATTCGTGGGGTATAAATTTCGCAAGGAACGATCTCAAGAGAAATGAAAGTTCTGTATGGTCGCGTGTGCCAAAGAATTTCAATATTGCCTCCCTCGCTTATACGGGACTTCTGAAGTGGGATCACCCTCCGGACAAAGAAGGCAGCGGTATTGCCCTTATTCCCTACCTCAGCGGAAATGCTTCCTTTGACCACGTTTCTGACTCGTTGTGGAGAATTAAACCCAACGGCGGTATGGACGCCAAGATTCCGGTTTCTAATTCGCTAAACCTGGATGTAACCGTTAATCCGGACTTTTCCCAGGTGGAGGTTGACCGGCAGGTTACCAATCTCACTCGGTTCAGTATCTTTTTCCCGGAGAAACGGCAGTTCTTCATAGAGAATTCCGACCTGTTCGACCGCTTTGGATTCCGGCAGATACGCCCCTTCTTTTCCAGGCGCATCGGCCTTTTTAACGGAGAAGTAATTCCCATCTATGGCGGTCTGCGCCTGAGTGGAAAGATCAATAAGTTCTGGAGAATAGGTTTGATGGACATGCAAACAGCGGCTCATAAAAAAACGGGACAACCGTCGGAAAACTTCGGGGTTTTTGCCATCCAGCGCACCACTTTTAAGCGGTCAAACATCGCCTTCATTGCCGTCAACCGTTACACCTTCCCTGACTCTTCTCTCCCTTCTTCGGCTAACACTATTCTTGGAGTAGATTATAATCTCAATTCCGCAAACAACCATTGGCTGGGAAAAGCCTTTTTTCACTACAGCCTCAATGATGTCAATGATTCGGACAATTTTTCTCATGCTACATTCCTCCGGTACGACAACGGCAACTGGGGCTTAGAATGGAACCACGAATACGTGGGAATGAATTACCTCGCGGCCACAGGATTCGTCCCCAGGAATGTTCAAACCGATGCGATCAACGGGCTTTCTATATACAAGCCTTACTGGCGTCTGGATGAATCGGTCAACCGAAACTGGTATCCAAAATCAAAATGGATTAATAAACATGGCCCCAAGATTATATACTCACAGTATCTCGATGAGGCATTCAATTCTACGGAACTGCTCCTCACTTTCAGCTACAATTTAAAATTTCAGAGCGGGCATGAAGTGAATGCACTGACTTTTCGCAATGAGATCTTTCTGCCCTGGTTAACTGATGTATCCTTCAGTACCGGGGAAGATACACTTCCGCAGGGATATTATCGCTTTTGGAATTATGAGCTGAACTGGAAAACGACGGAGCGAAAGCTCTTTTACATGCTGGGAAGGATCAACTACGGCAACTATTATACCGGAAAAAAACTCAGCTTATCCGCAGATATCACCTACCGCATTCAACCCTGGGGATCATTCACCGCGTATTTTTCTCAGGACGAGTTGGATATGCCCGATCCACTGACTGATGCCTCTATCTCTCTGATAGGGACACGAATTGAATTCAGTTTCTCCAGAAATCTTTTCTTCTCCACTTTTATACAGTATAACACACAGGCCAACAACATCAATCTGAACGCAAGGATTCAATGGCGCTATGCGCCCCTGAGTGACCTTTACATAGTATATACTGACAACCGCTACTCGACAGATTTCGGACCGAAGTATCAGGGATTGGTCTTAAAACTTAACTACTGGCTCAACCTGTAG